The following is a genomic window from Chryseobacterium sp. StRB126.
ATATTGCAGACCGAAAAATAGCTATAGATCTGGCACACACAAGCGATCAGCTGGCTTATGATATTTTTACTTATATAGATCGGAAAAACTATTCAATTCCTATTCTGGCAAGCCATTCCAATTACAGAACAGTATATAAAAACAACCGAAACCTTCCGGATGAACTGGCAAAAGAAGTGATTAACAGAAATGGTTTGATCGGCTTAAACTTTATTAAAGATTATGTAGATCTTGAAAATCCTGAAAGGCTTTATGAACATATCCAGTACGGGCTTGATCTGGGCGGAGAAAACAATATTGCCTATGGAGCCGATTATTTTTATTGGAAAGATCATCCGGATACATCCCGCCATCCGTTTTTCTTTGAAGAACATTCTAATGCATCAGTCTATCCATCTATTAATAGAGAGATTGAAAAAAGATTCTCTTCCGAACTTGTAGAAAAGATTAGTCATAAAAATGCTTTACACTTTATAGAAAGTATTTATAAGTAGAAGTTTTACAAATTAGATATTAATGGGATTTAATCAGGTGTTTTAATATGTTCCATGTTGGAAATTAATACTTTGTATGAATTCCTATGTGTCCTTTTGTTTGTAAAAAGAAACTAAAGGACACATAGATGAATGCCGGATATTTTTAAATGTTCTTATAGATTATCTGCGTAATCTGCAAAATCAGTGAGAGAAAAATCCATACTAACTTTTTCTTTTATACTTTACTTTTTGTTTGATGATTTCAATTACGTCAACATTCTGAACTTTAGATTTGATCCACCCATGAATATCAATATAGAATAATGACCTTCTGTAGTACTCATTTGTAGAAAATTCTTCAAGCTTTTCATCAAAAATTTCAAATGCTTTCTGTCTTTGATCTGGTACCTGATTATTCAGATTTTTAAAAAACTGAATACTCTCAAAGTGAAATTCTTCAGGCTTTTTCATCTTTTTAGCAAATTTCAGGGTAGATGCAACGAATTCATCATAGTCTTCATCATTTCCGGATTCGTACTTAGACATTAAAATCAGAATCCGGGTATGAAATAATAAATCTTCCTGTACATTACCCTTTGATTCTATAATTCTCATTGAATATTCAATGGCTTTTTTATACATCTTACTGCCGAAAAACATGGCTGCCATTTTAAGATAAAGAATCATAAAGTGGTGTTCATCAATTCTTTCCCGCAGCTTTTCCATTTTCAATTCAATTTCAGGAATAAGTTTTGTACCTGTGAAAAATTCACCTTTCACAAAATGAATGTTCATCAGCGTATTATAATGGGTAAGGAAAATAAGAGACTGAAGATTCTCATTCTGGGCAAAATTTTCAGCATTAACCCTTATATTAAATTCCTTAAAATGCTCCTCCAGAATATCAATGTTTCCATACAAGAACAGGATTTTAAGCAGATAAGTATTCCCTTTAATATACCAAACCGGATGGCTGAAGATCATCTCCGGTCTTTTATGAAACAGATCTACCCATTGATAGGCATATTTCAGAGTGTATTTATAATCCTGCAACAGCTGATTCTTCCAGACATGAGCTTTAAAATACCACAATTTTTCAGTAAAATTCAATTTATCAAATTTGATATTTTTAATTTCAGCATTAAAAATGTTCAGAACTTCTTCTCGGTCTGCATCATTTTTTACATAGCCGTGAGTCAGCATCTCACTGTATAATTTCAGAGAAAGGTTGGAAAGTTTTGTGGTATATCGGTTTTGTTTGCTTAATTCCTGAGATTGTCTGATCAGTTCTTCAGCCCGTCCTTCAAAACTTCGTGTAATAAATTGGGATTCAATAACCTTTTCCAAATCTATGATTTCAGAAGCAATACTTTTTTCATCCAGTTCCAAGGCAGACTGCTTGGTTTTATCCAATATTTTTAATGCCTGTTTATAAAGTCCTTTTTGGTATAAAATATTAGCAAAATCCAATTGTTCCCGAAGCTGGATCCTGTAATTCTGATGGCTTGGATTCATTCGGAGGCTCACCAATATTTGTTTGTAGAGATGCGCTTTCAGGTTAGAGAGTTGCTGCTTGGTAGATATTTTCTTTTCAATAATGATGCTTTCATCGTATTCCTTCATTTTATCCATTTCAGAGAAAAGAAGTAAAAATTTGGCATCTACATTAATTCCGAGGCGGTTTACATACAGCTTAAACTGTCGCTTTTCGGAAGTCGTCAATGACTTTACCAGTACAAACAAAAAATCTTTCTGCAATTCTGCCATTGTAAATTTTTAAAATTTAAATAATTAAATATCAGTAATATATGCTTATTTCTTCAACCGTTGAATATTGTAATTTTCTGAAAATTTGAAAACAAAAAAATATTGCAAGCTGTAGTTTTGAATCAAAATTAAGTAAAAAACTTCATTTATGAATTCCGAAAAAATTGAAATTTTTGATACCACACTACGAGATGGGGAACAGGTTCCTGGTTGTAAACTGAATACAAAACAGAAACTGATTATTGCTGAAAAGCTTGATGAACTGGGAGTTGATATCATTGAAGCAGGATTTCCGATTTCCAGTCCTGGAGATTTTGAATCTGTTGCTGAAATTTCAAAACTCGTAAGAAATGCAAAGGTATGCGGATTGACAAGAGCTAACAAAAAGGATATTGACACTGCTGCGGAAGCCTTACAATTTGCAAAGAAACCAAGAATTCACACGGGAATCGGAACTTCTGATTCACATATCAAATACAAATTCAACTCAACCAGAGAGAATATTATAGAACGCGCTGCAGAAGCAGTAAGGTATGCTAAAAACTATGTTGAAGATGTAGAATTTTACGCAGAAGATGCAGGAAGAACAGATAATGCTTATCTGGCTCAGGTATGTGAAGCCGTCATTAAAGCAGGTGCTACAGTGCTAAACATTCCTGATACTACAGGATACTGTTTGCCGGAAGAATATGGTCAGAAAATTAAATATCTGAGAGAAAATGTAAAAGGAATTGAAAAAGCCGTTTTGTCTTGCCATTGCCATAATGATTTAGGTTTAGCTACAGCCAATTCAATTTCCGGAGCTATTAACGGAGCACGCCAAATTGAATGTACAATTAACGGATTAGGAGAAAGAGCAGGAAATACAGCCCTGGAAGAAGTCGTCATGATTCTGAAACAGCACAAACACTTGAATCTGCATACAGATGTTAACTCCAGAATGTTAAATGAAATGAGCAATATGGTTTCTGATCTGATGGGAATGTCTGTACAGCCAAATAAAGCCATTGTAGGCGCTAATGCATTTGCTCACAGTTCAGGAATCCATCAGGATGGTGTTATCAAAAACAGAGAAACCTATGAAATCATTGATCCTGCTGAAGTAGGAGTTAATGCATCATCCATCATTCTTACAGCAAGAAGCGGACGTTCAGCATTAGCTTACCGTTTTAAACATATTGGCCATGATGTCACTAAAGAAGAGCTGGATTATCTGTATCAGGAATTCTTAAAAATAGCAGACCTTAAGAAAGAAATAGGCAATGAAGATCTGGCAATGATCATGGAAACATGCAGCAGAAAAATAGGATAGAGGGTTTGATTTAATTCAAGATAAAGTAAAAATGAACAACGATAAAAAGACACTTTTTGATAAAGTTTGGGACGCTCATGTTGTAGATACTGTTCCGGATGGGCCACAGGTAATCTATATTGATAAACATCTGATTCATGAAGTAACCAGCCCACAGGCTTTTGCCGAATTAGAATCCAGAAATCTGGAAATATTCAGACCGGAACAAATTGTAGCTACGGCCGATCATAATGTTCCAACCCTTCATCAGGAAAAACCCATCCGTGATGAATTATCAAGAAATCAGGTTCAGCAATTGACTGAAAATTGCCAGAAAAACAATATTGAATTATTCGGTTTAGGACATCAGTATCAGGGAATTGTTCACATCATTGCTCCTGAACTTGGGATTACACAACCGGGAATGAGTATTGTTTGTGGTGACAGCCATACATCCACCCATGGGGCTTTTGGGTCTATTGCCTTTGGTATCGGAACCAGCCAGGTAGCTCAGGTTTTTGCCAGTCAGTGTCTGCTGCTTAACAAACCTAAATCAATGAGAATTACCGTGAGTGGTAAGCTTAACGAAAATGTTCAGTCTAAAGATGTTATCCTTTATATCATTTCAAAAATAGGAACCGATGGCGGAACAGGGTATTTCTGTGAATATGCCGGAAATGTATTTGAAGAAATGTCCATGGAAGGAAGAATGACGGTTTGCAATATGAGTATTGAAATGGGTGCCAGAGGAGGAATGATTGCTCCGGATGAAACCACTTTTGAATACGTGAAGGGAAGAAAGTTTGCCCCAACAGGAGAAGAATGGGAGGAGAAAGTAGCCTATTGGAATACCCTTAAAACTGATGACGAAGCTGTTTTTGATAAAGAACTGTTCTTTGATGCGGCCGATATTTATCCAATGATTACTTATGGAACCAATCCGGGAATGGGAATTTCAATTCATGAAACAATTCCAACGCCACAAAACGAATCTGAAGCGAAAGCTTTACAATATATGGGATTGGAAGCAGGGCAAACTCCATCAAGCATACCAATCAATTATGTATTTATAGGAAGCTGTACGAATGCAAGAATTGAAGATTTCCGATCTGCTGCTCAATATATTAAAGGGAAAAGTAAATCTGAAGCCGTAAAAGCTTTGATTGTTCCAGGCTCTCAGCAGGTGGTAAAACAAATTTATGAAGAAGGACTGGATAAAATCTTTAATGATGCAGGATTTCAGATCCGACAGCCCGGATGCTCAGCTTGTTTAGCCATGAATGATGATAAAATTCCTGAGGGAGAATATTGTGTTTCCACTTCAAACAGGAATTTTGAAGGAAGACAGGGACAGGGAGCAAGAACCATCCTTGCAAGTCCGCTTACCGCTGCCAAAGCAGCTATAGAAGGCAGAATTTCAGCTTTTGAAAGTTTAAATTAAAAACAAAACATGCAAAAATTAGTTATCATAAAATCCACTGCAGTTCCATTGCCGGCAGAAAATATAGATACAGATCAGATTATTCCGGCAAGATTTTTAAAAAGTATTGATAGAAAAGGATTTGGAGAAAATCTGTTCAGAGATTGGAGGTTTAACATTCATACGAATGAGCCTAATCCTGATTTTGTTCTGAACAATCCTAAATTCAATGGTGAAATTCTAGTGGCAGGAAATAACTTCGGATGTGGAAGCAGCCGTGAACATGCTGCCTGGGCATTAACAGATTTCGGATTTAAGGTTATTGTTTCAAGCTATTTTGCCGATATTTTTAAAGGAAATGCTTTAAATAATGGTCTCCTTCCTGTAAAGGTTTCTGAGGAATTTTTAAAAGAAATTTTAGAAGGAATCAATGAAAACCCGAATAATGAAATTGCGATTGATGTGGAATTACAATCCATCAGCTTTAAAGATACCACCGAAACTTTTGAGCTTGATTCTTATAAAAAAATATGCCTTATGAACGGCTATGACGATATTGATTTTTTAATCAGCAAAAAACAGGCGATTACAGAATTTGAACTAAAGACACAAAAAACAAATGAACAACAATTATTTTAAAATCGCAGTTCTTCCAGGAGATGGAATCGGACCGGAAATTATCAGTGAAAGCATTAAGATTTTGGATGTGATTGCTGAAGTTTTTCAATACAAATTTCAATTCGATTATGGACTGATTGGTGCGGAAGCTATTTTTAAAACTGGAGACCCATTGCCGGAAGAAACATTAAAGATTTGTAAAGAATCAGATGCTGTGCTTTTTGGAGCGATAGGAGATCCGGCATTTGACAATAATCCTGAAGCTAAAGTGAGGCCTGAGCAAGGTTTGTTGAAGCTTCGTAAGGAACTAGGATTATTCGCCAATATCCGTCCTTTAAAAACATATGCTTCTCTGATTGAAAAAAGCCCACTTAAAAGAGAAATTATTGAAGGTGCGGATATCCAGATTTTCAGAGAACTGGTAAGTGGAATATATTTTGGTGAAAAATTTACAGACCCTGAAGGAGCTTATGCTTACGATGTATGCCAATACAGCAGGGAAGATATTCTTCCCATTGCCCACATGGCATTCCAGGAAGCGCAGAAAAGAAATAAAAAACTGACATTAATTGATAAAGCCAATGTATTGGATACTTCCAGATTATGGAGAAAAATCTGTCAGGAAATCGCTTCGGAATATCCGGATGTACAGTTGGATTATATGTTTGTAGATAATGCTGCTATGCAATTAATCCTTAATCCGAAACAGTTTGATGTTATTTTAACGGAGAACATGTTCGGAGATATTATTTCCGATGAAGCAAGTGTGATTGGAGGGTCTATCGGGTTGCTTCCGTCAGCGTCAGTAGGAGAGAAGAATGCATTGTTTGAACCTATCCACGGTTCATATCCACAGGCAAAAGGAAAAGGAATTGCGAATCCTATAGCTTCCATTTTAAGTGTGGCCATGATGCTGGATCATCTCGGATTACAACCTGCAGCCAACAAGCTTAGACAGTCTGTAGAACACGCTATTGAAAACAAATATGTTACGATTGATCTTAATACAAAGCAATATTATTCTACCAGTGAAGTGGGAGGCTTTATTGCAGATCATATTAAGTATTCTGAAAAGTCCTATTATAATTTTGAGAATATAAAGATCGGAAAATCAACCATCGTATAATTAGATTAAAGTTCACTTAAGATAGATAGTTAGAAGAAAGGTTCTGCCTCGTATAAGACAGAACCTTTCGATTTTTATTTTCTGAAGTGTTTTAATCCTTTTTAGAAAAATGGATCTCAACAACTCATTCTACTCTTTTGTATTATCCGTTTTTCCTGATTTGTTTTTGGAAGCTTTCTGAATGTCTTCTTTATTAATCTCAGGGGGATTAACCTTTTCCGATGACGCAGGAATATTTTTGAAATCCTGATTTTGTCTTTTGGTTTCTGCTGAGTTAGCAGATTCCTTTTTTTTGTTATTTCCTTTTGAGTCCATTGCTTGAATTATTTTTAGAGTCCAAGAATACCGATCTTTCCGGTCTTATCTTCTATAGTATAATTCAAAGCTTTTGCCAAAACAAAAATATTATCAAGATTTTCCATTAATTGTTTACGTCCTTCGGTTCTTAACTGGTTTTGATCTATAGATTTTATCGCCGTTTCTTTAGCTTTTACAGTTACATTTTTAATGTCCTTTTCAGAAATTCTATTAAAAAAAGAATCATCCAAAGACTGAATTTCAACGCTAGGCGTAATTTTAATATCTGCATCAGGAAGTTCGGTGATCACCAGCTTTTTGTTGATGGAATCTACTTCAATCTTCATTTTATTCAGATCATAAGAAACCTGAGCATTGGTCTTTGTAAAGGTAATGATGCTGTTACTTGAAACTTCTTTACCCATGAATTCATAACCCATTTTGGTTTTCTGCATGGTAGAGTTATTCTGTTCTATTACAACCATCTTATTCATTTTAGAAATCTGGTTGGTCAGGATATAATAATCTGACTTTTCCGTTTTCTTACTAAGATTCAAACAGGATTTAAGCCCAAAAAACAGAAGTACCATAACACCGGCACCGGCTACAAACGATAAAATTGTTTTATAATTTCTCAAATCTATTTAAAAATTTCTTTAATTACAGATGAGTCATTCTTCTTCAGAATTTCAACTAAATCTCTTTCAATATATCCACTGGTAGGCATTTCTATAATTCTTCCTACTTCTTTTCCATATCTTTTCACGATGATGGTAGGAACTTTCTGAATGTTGTAAAGAGATTCGTCTCCTGTAGGAGATTCTTTTTTACGGTTAACCGCAATAATGGTCATTTTTCCTTCCGGATAACCTGTTTCTTCCAATATTTTTGTTAATCTTGGGAAATCTCTGTGACTGTCTTCACACCAGGTTCCCATAAAAACGATAATATCATAAGAGGCCAGTCTTTCTTTTTTCAGTTCACTAATCGCCTTTTGATCCAAAGCATATTCATCATGTTCTTTTACATACCAATCGGCATAAGGAGCTTTTAAAAACTGTTCTTTCAACTGATGTCCCAGAAGCATCTTACCATCTTTTTCAGTGGTGACTTCACGGTTAACCACTACTTTCTGAGCACTAAGCTGCTGAGTAGCTAACAATAAACTTGAAGCGGTAACAATATTTGTAATAAATTTTTTCATATTCTATTTCTCAATAATTGACTTTAGATCAGCAGGAGAGTAGTATTTGTTTTTTAATACTTTATGATCTGCTTTTCTGTAGACATTGAACTTTTCACCAGATTTCTCATAAAAAGATTCTACGTCTTTTTCTTTATAGAATTCAACAGTCTCATTAGCCTGTTCTTCGTTATCACAAGCTTTCGACATGTTGGAACGCTGAACTTCGTTGAATAGCTCTACAAATTTGTTGCCAAGTCCGAATTCCAATACAGCACCACTTAAAACATACTGTAAATCACAAAGAGCATCTGCAATTTCTACAATATTATTATCTGCAATTGCTTGCTTCAGTTCATTAAGTTCTTCCTGTAGAAGTTCTACTCTAAGATTGCATCTTTCCGGAGAAGGAATTTGTGGGGTGTCTAGAATAGGGGCTTTGAAAGTAGTATGGAATTCTGCTACTTGGTTCAAACTATCAATTTTATCCATGAAATTTTTTATTTATGACAAAGATAGAAAACGATTTGTTAATGGTGAAATGTAGGATGAAAAATAAGAATCATTAGATGAATGATTATTGTTTTTTTTACCACAGATGACACAGGTTTTCACAGATGTTTACCTTACCAACAGTCTGTAAAATATTCTTATTCATAATCCTCTGTGTTAATCCGTGAAATTTGTGGTTTAAAATTTATATTATCAACTCTTATTTACTTGTTTTGCATATTATCTATATAATTTTCGAACGGTTAGTTTAAGAGTCAAAAAAACCACGGCTCTATAGCTGTGGTTTTGGTTTAAGATATGCTGATGATATTCAATTATTCAACTTCCTGATATTCCCAGATTCCGGAGATATTTAATATTTCTAGGCTTGGCTGTTTTTCGCCATAGCTAAATAGGCAAATATAATTTGTATTGCAGGATATACAGCTTGTTCCGAAGTATAAGGTAGGCAGCTCATTAACGGTTAATTCTCCATAATGCTGCATTCTCTGTGAAGTTTCAGTAACCATCTGATTCTTTAATAATTCAGATTTTGATAGTACTTTGTCTTCATGGTAGATTTGAAAAATCGGAAATCCAGATTGATAAGGAGATATTTCAACTGAGTTTTCATGGCCACATTCACAGCAGGTAAATTTGGCTACTGCAGCCGGGATGGTTTCATCATTGATGAATCTGTCTTTTTGAAGTAAAGCTTTATTGCCAATCTTTATTTTTTTTGATATTGAATACATCTGGGTTTAATTTAATTCTGAATAACGGTTCCTTCCAGGTTAGGGTATTTTCCACTCGGGCTCTTTTTAATCGTAATTTTTATATACCCTTCTTCCGCTAATTTATTCCAAGTTTTTGGATATCCGGTATTAATATCAATAGGAATTTTCCACATGGTTTGTTTTCCGTTTCCAGTCTGATTAAACCAGGGAATAATATCTGCTGTTTGAGATTTAAAAGGCAATGCATTAAGGACATCTATCTGATAATAGAAATCATATTTATTTTCAGGCTGGTTTAATGCTCTTTCGGCAAATGTATACACATACCCATTAATGATCGGGCTGGTAAAGTTTCCACCTAACGTTGGATTTCCGGTTCCATTATAACTTCCTACAGCACCACTGTATCTGTCATATTTTTGTCCGGCCTGTATAGCAACATCATCCACAATATTATATCCGCCGTTTGCCGGGGGCCATCCACTGTTCAGGTTATTAGCCTGGAATAGTTTTTCCAATTCCTTCCAGCTTCCCTGCTTGTATAAATCAAATGCCTGAGCTCTGATTGTTGGGTTTACTTTGTTGTCTGGATCATACGTTGCTGCAAAATCATTAGCATCTTTGTAAAATACAATTTTAACCGGGCTAGGTTTGATAACGATTTCTTCTTCTCTGTCATCAGAGCTACAGGCCATAGAAAAAGAGGCAATAGCCAAAATAAAGAAGTACTTAAATAAATGTTTCATATAAAAAAATTAAAATTATTTGAAATTTAAATAGGTATTATCAGGGATGCAGATCAATGCCAATGCGTATGGATAGAATGATTATCTTTTATAGCTATACCGTTTTTTTCTTTAATATAAAAACGTTTGATTTCTACTCCGTTGTTTCTCACATGGAAATAAAGAAGTAAAATAACGGGATAAATCAGTATTAGAAAGCTGTTGAAAGCTTCCCCTAAATACAAACTGGTAACGGTACAATAAAAGAATAATATTGAGTGATAAAATTAGCCAAAAATCTCACATTATATAATATTATTTTCAACAAAATATAATTATTAAAATTAATTACATGAATATTAATATTTTAAATGATAAAATATCAAAATCAATAAAGATCCAAATAAAAAAGACCACTCATATGAGCAGCCTTTCTAATTTATATTTTAAAAGTCCTATTTTTTAATAAACATTTTTGAGAATTTTTCAATATGGATCACATAATTTCCTTTTACCAGGTTGCTTACATTCACTGTTCCGTTTTGAAGAGTGTCTTCAATAACCAGTTTTCCGGACATGTCATAGATTTTAAATCTTTCTGACCTGGTATTTGAAAGTGTTAAAATATCCTTCACCGGATTTGGATACAATTTAATTTCTATTGAACCTGCCAGTTGATTTTCTGCAGTAGATAACTCGCTGGTGGTTACAGAAATATCAGCATTATTAACATCAAAAAAGATATGATTGCTTCCTTTCACCATAATTCTCCCCGAACGGGTTGGAACATTAGGAATGATCACAGCTTCTGAACCATCATTAGGCGTTCCAGCCAGTAGAGTAGTCCAGGTTTCTCCATTATCGGTTGACCAAAGGATATCTACATTAGCAGCATTGATATTATTAGCCGTTGTTCCTGCTACATCCCAGGTTACGGTTTGAGAGCTTCCACCCACATAAGATAGAGTATTGTTCTGAGAAGTGATAAGGAAAGGCCCTGCAAGAGCATTCACTGTGATTTTAGCGTCATCAGAATTATTTCCGGCTCCTCCTAATCTGTTATCTCTAACGGTAAATC
Proteins encoded in this region:
- a CDS encoding dipeptidase — encoded protein: MNMINIDLHCDLLYHLLRSNSTIDDKELGCSLPYLQEGNVKLQIMAMYAGTGKGSTNYGLQQSKLFSELIKNENFFLFEGENYKNPENENRVGVIASIENASAFCDENESLDSGFKNLETIIENTQKVFYIGITHHLENRFGGGNNATAGLKEDGKVLIDYIADRKIAIDLAHTSDQLAYDIFTYIDRKNYSIPILASHSNYRTVYKNNRNLPDELAKEVINRNGLIGLNFIKDYVDLENPERLYEHIQYGLDLGGENNIAYGADYFYWKDHPDTSRHPFFFEEHSNASVYPSINREIEKRFSSELVEKISHKNALHFIESIYK
- a CDS encoding 2-isopropylmalate synthase; the protein is MNSEKIEIFDTTLRDGEQVPGCKLNTKQKLIIAEKLDELGVDIIEAGFPISSPGDFESVAEISKLVRNAKVCGLTRANKKDIDTAAEALQFAKKPRIHTGIGTSDSHIKYKFNSTRENIIERAAEAVRYAKNYVEDVEFYAEDAGRTDNAYLAQVCEAVIKAGATVLNIPDTTGYCLPEEYGQKIKYLRENVKGIEKAVLSCHCHNDLGLATANSISGAINGARQIECTINGLGERAGNTALEEVVMILKQHKHLNLHTDVNSRMLNEMSNMVSDLMGMSVQPNKAIVGANAFAHSSGIHQDGVIKNRETYEIIDPAEVGVNASSIILTARSGRSALAYRFKHIGHDVTKEELDYLYQEFLKIADLKKEIGNEDLAMIMETCSRKIG
- the leuC gene encoding 3-isopropylmalate dehydratase large subunit yields the protein MNNDKKTLFDKVWDAHVVDTVPDGPQVIYIDKHLIHEVTSPQAFAELESRNLEIFRPEQIVATADHNVPTLHQEKPIRDELSRNQVQQLTENCQKNNIELFGLGHQYQGIVHIIAPELGITQPGMSIVCGDSHTSTHGAFGSIAFGIGTSQVAQVFASQCLLLNKPKSMRITVSGKLNENVQSKDVILYIISKIGTDGGTGYFCEYAGNVFEEMSMEGRMTVCNMSIEMGARGGMIAPDETTFEYVKGRKFAPTGEEWEEKVAYWNTLKTDDEAVFDKELFFDAADIYPMITYGTNPGMGISIHETIPTPQNESEAKALQYMGLEAGQTPSSIPINYVFIGSCTNARIEDFRSAAQYIKGKSKSEAVKALIVPGSQQVVKQIYEEGLDKIFNDAGFQIRQPGCSACLAMNDDKIPEGEYCVSTSNRNFEGRQGQGARTILASPLTAAKAAIEGRISAFESLN
- the leuD gene encoding 3-isopropylmalate dehydratase small subunit, coding for MQKLVIIKSTAVPLPAENIDTDQIIPARFLKSIDRKGFGENLFRDWRFNIHTNEPNPDFVLNNPKFNGEILVAGNNFGCGSSREHAAWALTDFGFKVIVSSYFADIFKGNALNNGLLPVKVSEEFLKEILEGINENPNNEIAIDVELQSISFKDTTETFELDSYKKICLMNGYDDIDFLISKKQAITEFELKTQKTNEQQLF
- the leuB gene encoding 3-isopropylmalate dehydrogenase, which gives rise to MNNNYFKIAVLPGDGIGPEIISESIKILDVIAEVFQYKFQFDYGLIGAEAIFKTGDPLPEETLKICKESDAVLFGAIGDPAFDNNPEAKVRPEQGLLKLRKELGLFANIRPLKTYASLIEKSPLKREIIEGADIQIFRELVSGIYFGEKFTDPEGAYAYDVCQYSREDILPIAHMAFQEAQKRNKKLTLIDKANVLDTSRLWRKICQEIASEYPDVQLDYMFVDNAAMQLILNPKQFDVILTENMFGDIISDEASVIGGSIGLLPSASVGEKNALFEPIHGSYPQAKGKGIANPIASILSVAMMLDHLGLQPAANKLRQSVEHAIENKYVTIDLNTKQYYSTSEVGGFIADHIKYSEKSYYNFENIKIGKSTIV
- a CDS encoding DUF4230 domain-containing protein — its product is MRNYKTILSFVAGAGVMVLLFFGLKSCLNLSKKTEKSDYYILTNQISKMNKMVVIEQNNSTMQKTKMGYEFMGKEVSSNSIITFTKTNAQVSYDLNKMKIEVDSINKKLVITELPDADIKITPSVEIQSLDDSFFNRISEKDIKNVTVKAKETAIKSIDQNQLRTEGRKQLMENLDNIFVLAKALNYTIEDKTGKIGILGL
- a CDS encoding thioredoxin family protein encodes the protein MKKFITNIVTASSLLLATQQLSAQKVVVNREVTTEKDGKMLLGHQLKEQFLKAPYADWYVKEHDEYALDQKAISELKKERLASYDIIVFMGTWCEDSHRDFPRLTKILEETGYPEGKMTIIAVNRKKESPTGDESLYNIQKVPTIIVKRYGKEVGRIIEMPTSGYIERDLVEILKKNDSSVIKEIFK
- a CDS encoding nucleoside triphosphate pyrophosphohydrolase family protein; this translates as MDKIDSLNQVAEFHTTFKAPILDTPQIPSPERCNLRVELLQEELNELKQAIADNNIVEIADALCDLQYVLSGAVLEFGLGNKFVELFNEVQRSNMSKACDNEEQANETVEFYKEKDVESFYEKSGEKFNVYRKADHKVLKNKYYSPADLKSIIEK
- a CDS encoding glycohydrolase toxin TNT-related protein, which encodes MKHLFKYFFILAIASFSMACSSDDREEEIVIKPSPVKIVFYKDANDFAATYDPDNKVNPTIRAQAFDLYKQGSWKELEKLFQANNLNSGWPPANGGYNIVDDVAIQAGQKYDRYSGAVGSYNGTGNPTLGGNFTSPIINGYVYTFAERALNQPENKYDFYYQIDVLNALPFKSQTADIIPWFNQTGNGKQTMWKIPIDINTGYPKTWNKLAEEGYIKITIKKSPSGKYPNLEGTVIQN